A single genomic interval of Pieris rapae chromosome 23, ilPieRapa1.1, whole genome shotgun sequence harbors:
- the LOC110997129 gene encoding uncharacterized protein LOC110997129 has protein sequence MGLHIATLFVALFVGVQCYSLHRPMQHNYQPEPCSSSCEEIKTLLNLARMLDEEEKPKAKSFNPEDLIMKLVNALVVTSTAQNKCNCDYGYNGRSEYSGGRGTASRGHRDGLVNLDLLNPNNPNNVAQLDLGKQTIAGVGLGDTTNGVLGGALKDIL, from the exons ATGGGTCTACATATCGCAACTCTCTTCGTGGCATTATTTGTTGGC GTACAGTGCTACAGCTTGCACAGGCCGATGCAACACAACTACCAGCCAGAGCCGTGCTCTTCATCATGTGAAGAGATAAAGACTCTGCTCAATCTTGCCCGTATGCTGGACGAAGAAGAGAAACCAAAAGCTAAATCGTTCAACCCGGAGGATTTGATTATGAAATTGGTCAATGCTCTCGTTGTAACATCGACGGCACAGAATAAATGCAACTGCGATTATGGTTATAATGGACGATCAGAATACTCCGGAGGGCGGGGAACAGCATCGAGAGGACATAGAGATGGCTTAGTCAACCTGGACCTATTGAACCCAAACAATCCTAACAATGTCGCTCAATTGGACCTTGGGAAGCAAACCATTGCTGGAGTCGGTCTCGGAGACACCACAAATGGAGTCCTCGGTGGAGCGCTCAAAGATATTCTGTAG